The following proteins are encoded in a genomic region of Xanthomonas cassavae CFBP 4642:
- a CDS encoding heme ABC transporter permease: MNVVARWFHQLASPPIFDRFTARWALWCYALGALLLGAGIWQALFAVPADYQQGDSFRILYIHVPSAWMSLFVFGLMAVYAAIALIWRIKICEILAMACAPIGAAFTVITLLTGSIWGKPMWGAWWDWDPRLTTELILLFLYLGVIGLYHAIDDRRQAARAAGLLAIVGVVLLPVIRYSVVWWNSLHQGQSIRLFGPSTIDASMLLPLWLMVIGTKFWFAGSLLTRARADNLRREAGKAWIVREPQDTAA, translated from the coding sequence ATGAACGTCGTCGCCCGCTGGTTCCACCAACTCGCCTCGCCTCCGATCTTCGACCGTTTCACCGCACGCTGGGCCCTCTGGTGCTACGCGCTGGGTGCGCTGTTGCTGGGCGCGGGGATCTGGCAGGCCCTGTTCGCTGTACCGGCCGATTACCAGCAGGGCGACAGCTTCCGCATTCTGTACATCCACGTGCCGAGCGCGTGGATGAGCCTGTTCGTGTTCGGGCTGATGGCGGTATACGCGGCGATCGCGCTGATCTGGCGCATCAAGATCTGCGAGATCCTGGCGATGGCCTGCGCGCCGATCGGCGCGGCATTCACCGTGATCACCCTGCTGACCGGCAGCATCTGGGGCAAGCCGATGTGGGGCGCCTGGTGGGACTGGGACCCGCGCCTGACCACCGAGCTGATCCTGCTGTTCCTGTATCTGGGCGTGATCGGGCTGTACCACGCCATCGACGACCGCCGGCAGGCGGCGCGCGCGGCCGGCTTGCTGGCAATCGTGGGCGTGGTGCTGTTGCCGGTGATCCGCTACTCGGTGGTGTGGTGGAATTCGCTGCACCAGGGCCAGAGCATCCGCCTGTTTGGACCATCGACCATCGATGCCAGCATGTTGCTGCCGTTGTGGCTGATGGTGATCGGCACCAAGTTCTGGTTCGCCGGGTCGCTGCTCACCCGCGCGCGCGCCGACAACCTGCGCCGCGAGGCCGGCAAGGCCTGGATCGTGCGCGAGCCGCAGGACACTGCCGCATGA
- a CDS encoding heme exporter protein CcmD codes for MSYLPYVIAAYAVFVLVLLWDLIAGRWQVRRALKTAQARRLRERKRNLPSDAELTR; via the coding sequence ATGAGCTATCTGCCGTATGTCATCGCCGCCTACGCCGTATTCGTGCTGGTACTGCTGTGGGACCTGATCGCCGGCCGTTGGCAGGTGCGTCGCGCATTGAAGACCGCCCAGGCGCGCCGCCTGCGCGAGCGCAAGCGCAACCTGCCCAGCGATGCGGAGCTGACCCGGTGA
- the ccmE gene encoding cytochrome c maturation protein CcmE gives MNRQRRRRLWLVLALVLAGGLATTLVAMALQRNVAYLYTPSEVLRGDAGEHARFRLGGMVEKGSFKRASGSLEAQFRVTDGDAQLPVRYDRILPDLFREGQAVVATGRMQQGVFVADDVLAKHDETYMPKEVADKMGSAHRKHQVEGQQ, from the coding sequence GTGAACCGGCAACGGCGCCGTCGCCTGTGGCTGGTGCTCGCCTTGGTGCTGGCCGGCGGGCTGGCGACCACGTTGGTGGCGATGGCCTTGCAGCGCAACGTGGCGTACCTGTACACGCCGTCGGAGGTGCTGCGCGGAGATGCCGGCGAGCATGCGCGCTTCCGGCTCGGCGGCATGGTGGAAAAAGGCTCGTTCAAACGCGCCTCCGGGTCGCTGGAAGCGCAGTTCCGCGTCACCGATGGCGATGCGCAGCTGCCGGTGCGCTACGACCGCATCCTGCCCGACCTGTTCCGCGAAGGTCAGGCCGTGGTCGCGACCGGTCGCATGCAGCAGGGCGTATTCGTGGCCGACGACGTGCTGGCCAAGCACGATGAAACCTACATGCCCAAGGAAGTAGCCGACAAGATGGGCAGTGCGCATCGCAAGCATCAGGTGGAGGGGCAGCAGTGA
- a CDS encoding heme lyase CcmF/NrfE family subunit has protein sequence MLPELGTVLLVLALLVALVQAALPLAGAQRGHASWMAVARPAALVQLGLIASAFALLTHAFLVQDFSVRYVAENSNSLLPVIYRYSAVWGAHEGSLLLWTLVLALWTGAVALWSRQLPAQVVARVLGVMALISVGFLAFLLFTSNPFARLLPVPPEGADLNPLLQDPGLIIHPPMLYCGYVGFAVPFAFAIAALLEGRMDARWLRWTRPWTNVAWAMLSVGIALGSWWAYYELGWGGWWFWDPVENASFMPWLVGTALLHSQAVTEKRGIFASWTLLLAIAAFALSLLGTFLVRSGVLTSVHSFAADPSRGVFILVFLLAVVGGALLLYAIRAPRLTPGDDPRRAFAGSSRETLLLLNNLLLTCACAMVLLGTLYPLVADALGLGKLSVGPPYFGTLFVVLMAPLVALLPFGPLTRWQREQASRPLALLAPWAGLALAAGMLAWFMAPQGQLKAAIGVTGAAWVLFGTLRFLWTRRAAKGRRFTAEMLGMVLAHLGVAVFLAGALLVESLSLQREVALAPGQQVQIGRYALHFETLEELRGPNYLSDRANLQVFKDDAPIGRLHAEKRRYASGGQTLTEAAIRPGPFDDLYVALGEPLGNQAWAVRVHLKPFVRWIWLGALLMALGGLVTAADRRFRRSPEIQDG, from the coding sequence ATGCTTCCTGAACTCGGCACCGTCCTGTTGGTCCTGGCCTTGCTTGTCGCGCTGGTGCAGGCCGCCTTGCCGCTGGCCGGCGCACAACGCGGGCATGCCAGCTGGATGGCGGTGGCGCGGCCGGCGGCGCTGGTGCAGCTGGGCCTGATTGCCAGCGCGTTCGCGTTGCTGACGCACGCGTTCCTGGTGCAGGACTTTTCGGTGCGCTATGTGGCCGAAAACTCCAATAGCCTGCTGCCGGTGATCTACCGCTACTCGGCGGTCTGGGGCGCGCACGAGGGCTCGCTGTTGCTGTGGACGCTGGTGTTGGCGCTGTGGACCGGCGCGGTGGCGCTGTGGTCGCGGCAATTGCCGGCGCAGGTGGTGGCGCGCGTGCTCGGGGTGATGGCGCTGATCAGCGTGGGCTTTCTGGCGTTCCTGCTGTTCACCTCCAATCCGTTTGCGCGCCTGCTACCGGTGCCGCCCGAAGGCGCCGACCTCAATCCCTTGCTGCAGGACCCGGGCCTGATCATCCACCCGCCGATGTTGTACTGCGGCTATGTCGGCTTTGCAGTGCCGTTCGCCTTCGCCATCGCCGCGCTGCTGGAGGGGCGGATGGACGCGCGCTGGCTGCGCTGGACCCGGCCCTGGACCAACGTGGCCTGGGCCATGCTCAGCGTCGGCATCGCGCTGGGCAGTTGGTGGGCGTACTACGAACTGGGCTGGGGCGGCTGGTGGTTCTGGGACCCGGTGGAAAACGCCAGCTTCATGCCATGGCTGGTCGGCACTGCCCTGCTGCATTCGCAGGCAGTCACCGAAAAGCGCGGCATCTTCGCGAGCTGGACACTGTTGCTGGCGATCGCCGCTTTCGCGTTGTCGCTGCTGGGCACCTTCCTGGTGCGCTCGGGCGTGCTGACCAGCGTGCATTCGTTCGCCGCCGATCCGTCGCGCGGCGTGTTCATCCTGGTGTTCCTGCTGGCGGTGGTGGGCGGCGCGTTGCTGCTGTACGCGATCCGCGCGCCGCGCCTGACGCCTGGCGACGACCCGCGCCGCGCGTTTGCCGGCAGCTCGCGCGAAACGCTGTTGCTGCTCAACAACCTGCTGCTGACCTGCGCCTGCGCGATGGTGCTGCTGGGCACGCTGTACCCACTGGTGGCCGATGCGCTGGGACTGGGCAAGCTGTCGGTGGGCCCGCCGTACTTCGGCACCTTGTTCGTAGTGCTGATGGCACCACTGGTAGCGTTGCTGCCGTTCGGCCCACTCACGCGCTGGCAGCGCGAGCAGGCCTCGCGGCCGCTGGCGCTGCTGGCGCCGTGGGCCGGCCTGGCGCTGGCCGCCGGCATGCTGGCCTGGTTCATGGCACCGCAGGGGCAGCTGAAGGCAGCCATCGGCGTCACCGGCGCGGCGTGGGTGCTGTTCGGCACACTGCGCTTCCTGTGGACGCGCCGTGCCGCCAAGGGCCGGCGTTTCACCGCCGAGATGCTGGGCATGGTGCTGGCGCACCTGGGAGTGGCGGTGTTCCTGGCCGGCGCCCTGCTGGTGGAATCGCTGAGCCTGCAGCGTGAAGTGGCGCTGGCACCCGGCCAGCAAGTGCAGATCGGGCGGTATGCCCTGCACTTCGAGACTCTGGAAGAGTTGCGCGGGCCGAACTACCTGTCCGACCGCGCCAACCTGCAGGTGTTCAAGGACGATGCGCCGATCGGCAGGCTGCATGCCGAAAAACGCCGCTACGCCAGTGGCGGGCAAACCCTGACCGAGGCGGCGATCCGCCCTGGTCCGTTTGACGACCTGTATGTCGCCCTTGGCGAACCGCTGGGCAATCAGGCCTGGGCGGTGCGCGTCCACCTCAAACCGTTCGTGCGCTGGATCTGGCTGGGGGCGCTGCTAATGGCGCTCGGCGGCCTGGTGACTGCGGCCGACCGGCGTTTTCGTCGTTCTCCGGAGATCCAAGATGGTTGA
- a CDS encoding DsbE family thiol:disulfide interchange protein, which translates to MVESRSPRLPTAVLVGAIVLLLALAALLVYAVVRSGQGDRDALPSALIGKPAPDFALPLLHDPSIVVHARELRGAPYIINVWGSWCPACREEHPVLSKFALTKRVRVIGYNWKDERAHALRWLEQLGNPYLLVVADIDGRTAIDFGIAAAPETFLVDGRGVVRWKYSGMLTQAIIDTQLIPALSAIERSPTAAPDLHAKP; encoded by the coding sequence ATGGTTGAGTCACGTTCGCCCCGCCTGCCCACTGCGGTTCTGGTGGGCGCCATCGTGCTGCTGCTCGCGCTGGCCGCACTGCTGGTGTATGCGGTGGTGCGCTCCGGCCAAGGCGATCGCGATGCCCTGCCCTCGGCATTGATCGGCAAGCCGGCGCCGGACTTCGCGCTGCCGTTGCTGCACGACCCCAGCATCGTGGTGCACGCGCGTGAGCTGCGCGGCGCGCCCTACATCATCAATGTGTGGGGCAGCTGGTGCCCGGCCTGCCGCGAAGAACACCCGGTGCTGAGCAAGTTTGCGCTGACCAAGCGGGTGCGCGTGATCGGCTACAACTGGAAGGACGAGCGTGCCCACGCCCTGCGCTGGCTTGAGCAATTGGGCAACCCCTACCTGCTGGTGGTGGCCGACATCGACGGCCGTACCGCCATCGACTTCGGCATTGCGGCGGCGCCGGAAACCTTTCTGGTCGACGGGCGCGGCGTGGTGCGCTGGAAGTACAGCGGCATGCTCACCCAGGCCATCATCGACACCCAGTTGATTCCGGCACTGAGCGCGATCGAACGCTCGCCCACCGCCGCCCCGGACCTGCACGCCAAACCATGA
- a CDS encoding cytochrome c-type biogenesis protein: protein MSRAWLLTLLLLPWLALAQPVGDPAPLRYASAEEEARFHALTAELRCVQCQNQSLADSNAQIAQDLRREVLALMQQGRSDAQIRQFLVARYGEFVLYRPQVESRTWLLWFGPLLVLLLGGTAVVMLVRRRSAAAPALPPDEQEW, encoded by the coding sequence ATGAGCCGCGCCTGGCTGCTGACGCTGCTGCTGTTGCCCTGGCTGGCGCTGGCCCAGCCGGTCGGCGACCCGGCGCCGCTGCGCTATGCCTCGGCCGAGGAAGAGGCGCGTTTCCACGCGCTGACCGCCGAGCTGCGCTGCGTGCAATGCCAGAACCAGTCGCTGGCCGACTCCAATGCGCAGATTGCGCAGGATCTGCGCCGCGAGGTGCTGGCGCTGATGCAGCAGGGCCGCAGCGATGCGCAGATCCGCCAGTTCCTGGTCGCGCGCTATGGCGAATTCGTGCTGTACCGGCCGCAGGTGGAATCGCGCACCTGGCTGCTGTGGTTCGGCCCGCTGCTGGTCCTGCTGCTGGGCGGCACGGCGGTGGTCATGCTGGTACGCCGGCGCAGCGCCGCCGCGCCGGCCCTGCCGCCCGACGAGCAGGAGTGGTGA
- a CDS encoding tetratricopeptide repeat protein encodes MVGFVIAVVALALLAFGVALRPLWRQARGLAASVVALLLAASAALYWLVGTPGAIELAANRPDAPRTLDEAIVQLRAALARNPDQAEGWVLLGRSLSSQQKFADARDAFARAVALRPDEPDVLVTAAQVRMLADDSGRPDPQAMRLLEHALSVQPDHQRARWFLGVVQRQAGQPAKASATWEPLLQVVDASTRPGLLEQINAARREAGLAVLPAAVESGADAAAGKRISVRIALDAEFAKRTALPGDTSVFVIARSADTPMPVAVEKHALSELPLTVTLDDGDSPMPTRALSSLDNVQVLARLSRSGNAMRQADDVESLPITVQLPTNAPVELVIGR; translated from the coding sequence ATGGTCGGTTTCGTGATTGCAGTGGTGGCGCTCGCATTGCTTGCCTTCGGCGTGGCGTTGCGGCCCCTGTGGCGGCAGGCGCGCGGGCTGGCCGCCAGCGTTGTCGCGTTGTTGCTGGCCGCCAGTGCAGCGCTGTACTGGCTGGTGGGCACGCCCGGTGCGATCGAGCTGGCCGCCAACCGCCCGGACGCACCACGCACGCTGGACGAGGCCATCGTGCAGCTGCGCGCCGCGCTGGCGCGCAATCCCGACCAGGCCGAAGGCTGGGTGCTGCTGGGGCGCTCGTTGTCCAGCCAGCAGAAATTCGCCGACGCACGCGACGCCTTCGCGCGCGCGGTGGCGCTGCGACCGGATGAACCGGACGTGCTGGTGACGGCCGCGCAGGTGCGCATGCTTGCCGACGACAGCGGCCGCCCGGATCCGCAGGCGATGCGCCTGCTCGAGCATGCGCTCAGCGTGCAGCCGGACCACCAGCGCGCACGCTGGTTTCTGGGCGTGGTGCAGCGCCAGGCCGGCCAGCCGGCCAAGGCCAGCGCCACCTGGGAGCCATTGCTGCAGGTGGTCGACGCCAGCACCCGCCCTGGCCTGCTCGAGCAGATCAACGCCGCACGCCGGGAAGCCGGGCTGGCCGTGTTGCCGGCAGCGGTCGAGAGCGGCGCCGATGCGGCAGCAGGCAAACGCATCAGCGTGCGGATCGCGCTGGATGCGGAATTCGCCAAACGCACCGCGCTGCCCGGCGACACCAGCGTGTTCGTGATCGCCCGATCAGCCGACACTCCGATGCCGGTGGCGGTGGAAAAACACGCCCTCAGCGAATTGCCGCTGACCGTCACCCTGGACGACGGCGACAGCCCGATGCCTACCCGCGCCCTGTCATCATTGGACAACGTGCAGGTGCTGGCGCGGCTGTCGCGCAGCGGCAACGCGATGCGCCAGGCCGACGATGTGGAAAGCCTGCCGATCACCGTGCAACTGCCGACCAACGCCCCCGTGGAGCTGGTGATCGGACGCTGA
- the metX gene encoding homoserine O-acetyltransferase MetX, producing the protein MTEFIPTGSLFHALPSPFPMKRGGALHQARIAYETWGTLAADRSNALLIVTGLSPNAHAAANQANPEPGWWEAMLGPGKPIDTERWFVVCVNSLGSCKGSTGPASIDPATGTRYRLGFPDLSIEDVADAAADVVRALGIQQLACLIGNSMGGMTALALLLRHPGIARSHINISGSAQALPFSIAIRSLQREAIRLDPYWNGGHYDDTRYPESGMRMARKLGVITYRSALEWDGRFGRVRLDSEQAADDPFGLEFQVESYLEGHARRFVRFFDPNCYLYLSRSMDWFDLAEYVDNSPAIDARIDGTQTDDMAVAARPDTGMSTDARVLAGLAQIRIARALAIGANTDILFPVQQQEQIADGLRVGGAEAHFIGLDSPQGHDAFLVDFARFGPAVRDFLDAC; encoded by the coding sequence ATGACCGAATTCATCCCTACCGGCAGCCTGTTCCACGCCCTGCCCTCGCCGTTTCCGATGAAGCGCGGCGGCGCCCTGCACCAGGCGCGCATCGCCTATGAAACCTGGGGCACGCTGGCCGCCGATCGCAGCAATGCGCTGCTGATCGTCACCGGGCTGTCGCCCAATGCGCATGCCGCCGCCAACCAGGCCAATCCCGAGCCGGGCTGGTGGGAAGCGATGCTGGGGCCAGGCAAGCCGATCGATACCGAACGCTGGTTCGTGGTCTGCGTCAATTCGTTGGGCAGCTGCAAGGGCTCGACCGGCCCGGCGTCGATCGACCCTGCCACCGGCACGCGGTATCGCCTGGGTTTCCCGGACCTGTCGATCGAAGATGTGGCCGATGCCGCAGCCGACGTGGTGCGCGCGTTAGGCATCCAACAACTGGCCTGCCTGATCGGCAACTCGATGGGCGGCATGACCGCACTGGCCTTGTTATTGCGCCACCCCGGCATCGCGCGCAGCCATATCAATATCTCAGGCAGTGCGCAGGCGCTGCCGTTCTCGATCGCGATCCGCTCGCTGCAGCGCGAAGCCATCCGCCTGGACCCGTACTGGAACGGCGGCCATTACGACGACACGCGTTACCCGGAATCGGGCATGCGCATGGCGCGCAAGCTCGGCGTGATCACCTACCGCTCGGCACTGGAATGGGATGGCCGCTTCGGCCGCGTGCGGCTGGATTCCGAACAGGCCGCCGACGATCCGTTCGGCCTGGAATTCCAGGTCGAAAGTTATCTGGAAGGCCATGCGCGCCGCTTCGTGCGCTTCTTCGATCCCAACTGCTATCTGTATCTGAGCCGCTCGATGGACTGGTTCGATCTGGCCGAGTATGTCGACAACAGCCCAGCCATCGACGCGCGTATCGATGGCACGCAAACCGACGACATGGCTGTCGCCGCCAGGCCGGATACAGGCATGTCGACCGACGCCAGGGTGCTGGCCGGCCTGGCGCAGATCCGTATCGCTCGCGCCTTGGCGATCGGCGCCAACACCGACATCCTGTTCCCGGTACAGCAACAGGAACAGATCGCCGATGGCCTGCGCGTCGGCGGCGCCGAGGCACACTTCATCGGCCTGGATTCGCCACAGGGCCACGATGCCTTCCTGGTCGATTTCGCGCGGTTCGGGCCGGCGGTGCGCGACTTTCTGGACGCCTGCTGA
- a CDS encoding DUF1294 domain-containing protein, whose translation MSGLFAIGVLGLVLTERLPAAIALWYAATSIAALIAYRLDKTAATRGQRRTPEATLHAIALLGGWPGALLAQSLFRHKTVKTSFQIAFWISALANAAVLAWAVYLAR comes from the coding sequence TTGTCCGGCCTGTTTGCCATCGGAGTGCTCGGCCTGGTGCTGACAGAGCGCCTGCCGGCGGCGATTGCGCTCTGGTACGCGGCCACCAGCATTGCAGCGCTGATCGCCTATCGGCTGGACAAGACCGCCGCCACACGCGGTCAGCGCCGCACCCCGGAAGCCACCCTGCATGCCATCGCATTGCTCGGCGGCTGGCCCGGTGCGCTGCTGGCGCAATCGCTGTTCCGGCACAAGACCGTCAAGACCTCGTTCCAGATCGCGTTCTGGATCAGCGCGCTCGCAAACGCCGCGGTCCTCGCCTGGGCGGTGTATCTGGCGCGCTGA
- the cydC gene encoding thiol reductant ABC exporter subunit CydC has protein sequence MSAAHHDRLRDVFARHAWRLGLSALLVLVTLLAGVGLLALSGGFLTAAALAGVVGMGAGFNFFSPSAGIRALTFARIVSRYGEKLIGHDATLRIARDLRVWFFRRALPLAPGRLSATRTGDLLARLMSDIGEVDGVSVRALAPLAALLGIWVAGVVAAALIHPPAALVLLALGVAIGGLVPWQVARGGAQRERRRAQLRTQLRTRAFEGLEGAADLAAVHAQDAWLQQVDAAAAALMDGDRLQRRRLITGNLLHALCGGIGVAGMLWLALRAAEQGAITAELAAALVFLTMALLEVSAGAGLALQALQSARVAAGRLQAIVDQAPLVSDPVQPVAVPRTGTLQLQQVCFAWPGSVRPVLRSVDLCLAAGERIAISGDSGSGKSTLSALLLRLWDPQAGQVSYAGIDLQWCAQAHWHQRIAWLPQHAPVFAGSVRENLLIGDAAASDAALWAVLDQVRLRDWASAQNGLETWVGENGATLSAGQARRLALARALLRDAPILLLDEPTDGLDVDTAHALLLDLAAALGERSLVMITHDSVPAGVVHRHYRMREGTLQPLE, from the coding sequence ATGAGCGCTGCGCACCACGACCGTCTGCGCGATGTGTTCGCCCGGCACGCCTGGCGTCTGGGGCTGTCGGCACTGCTGGTGCTGGTCACCCTGCTGGCCGGCGTGGGCCTGCTCGCGCTGTCCGGTGGATTCCTGACCGCCGCGGCCCTGGCCGGCGTGGTCGGGATGGGGGCCGGTTTCAATTTCTTTTCGCCCTCGGCCGGTATCCGCGCACTGACGTTCGCGCGCATCGTGTCGCGCTACGGCGAGAAACTGATCGGCCACGATGCCACCTTGCGCATCGCCCGCGATCTGCGCGTGTGGTTCTTCCGCCGCGCCTTGCCGCTGGCACCGGGGCGCCTGTCGGCCACGCGGACCGGCGATCTGCTGGCGCGGCTGATGTCCGACATCGGCGAGGTCGACGGCGTGAGCGTGCGTGCGCTGGCGCCGCTGGCGGCACTGCTGGGCATCTGGGTGGCCGGCGTGGTTGCCGCCGCGTTGATCCATCCACCCGCGGCCCTGGTGTTGCTGGCGCTGGGTGTGGCGATCGGCGGGCTGGTGCCGTGGCAGGTGGCACGCGGCGGCGCACAGCGCGAACGGCGGCGCGCGCAGCTGCGCACGCAGCTGCGGACGCGGGCATTCGAGGGTCTGGAAGGTGCGGCGGATCTGGCTGCGGTCCACGCCCAGGACGCCTGGCTGCAGCAGGTCGATGCGGCCGCTGCGGCGCTGATGGACGGCGATCGCCTGCAGCGCCGGCGCTTGATCACCGGCAACCTGCTGCATGCGCTCTGCGGCGGCATCGGGGTGGCCGGCATGCTGTGGCTGGCACTGCGCGCCGCCGAGCAGGGAGCGATCACCGCCGAACTGGCGGCCGCGCTGGTGTTTCTCACCATGGCCCTGCTGGAAGTGTCGGCCGGCGCCGGGTTGGCCTTGCAGGCACTGCAGAGCGCGCGCGTGGCGGCCGGGCGGCTGCAGGCCATCGTCGATCAGGCGCCCTTGGTCAGCGACCCGGTGCAGCCCGTCGCGGTGCCGCGCACGGGCACGCTGCAGTTGCAACAGGTGTGCTTCGCCTGGCCCGGTAGCGTGCGTCCGGTGCTGCGCAGCGTCGACCTGTGCCTGGCAGCCGGCGAGCGCATCGCCATCAGCGGCGACAGCGGCAGCGGCAAGAGCACCTTGTCGGCGCTGCTGCTGCGGTTGTGGGATCCGCAGGCCGGGCAGGTCAGCTACGCGGGTATCGATCTGCAATGGTGTGCGCAGGCGCACTGGCATCAGCGCATTGCCTGGTTGCCGCAGCATGCGCCGGTGTTTGCCGGCAGCGTGCGCGAGAACCTGCTGATCGGCGACGCCGCCGCCAGCGACGCTGCGCTGTGGGCGGTGCTCGACCAGGTGCGTCTACGCGACTGGGCCAGCGCGCAGAACGGGCTGGAGACCTGGGTTGGCGAGAACGGTGCCACGCTGTCTGCCGGCCAGGCGCGCCGTCTGGCGCTGGCGCGCGCCTTGCTGCGCGATGCGCCCATCCTGCTGCTGGACGAACCCACCGACGGGCTGGATGTGGATACCGCCCATGCCTTGCTGCTGGATCTGGCCGCCGCGCTCGGCGAGCGCAGCCTGGTGATGATCACCCACGACAGCGTGCCTGCCGGTGTGGTGCACCGGCATTACCGCATGCGTGAAGGAACGCTGCAGCCGCTGGAGTGA
- the cydD gene encoding thiol reductant ABC exporter subunit CydD, translating to MSQPSARASETPAQRRQRGQWLDALAASATRPRRLAGMAVAVSGVLLLAQAAAIAWLLQAVQVQHLALLQLREVAAGLLLAVLGRALLTAWAQSLTGEVADVAKRELRARIARRLVQHGPVWLRRQRSGELGELSLAHTDALEGYFVGYQLARTEMLLVPPLILIAVFSVDWVVGLVLLLTAPLIPFFMMLVGWGAEAAGREQLRELARMGGHFADRLKGLGLLRVYGRGQAELSGIAAAADGVRERSLRVLRIAFLSSTVLEFFASVSVAIVALYFGLSYLGMLDLHGLPTLGAGMFCLLLAPEFFAPLRRLAAHYHDRANALAAVAESERLLEGFADNAAIAVALPLPAAAEAAQAQMPLLQARDLALRPPGAPQRVVERFSLVLEPGQRVAVIGASGSGKSTLLEGLAGWLTPEAGSVLLRPGARVGYATQRPYLFHGSIADNLRLSNPQASDARLHAVAEAAQVMRFAAHLPEGLHTVIGERGFGLSGGEARRVALARLLLREPEVLLLDEPTAFLDPDTEAALLHTLGVFARGRAVVLATHSAAVMAWADTVIDLRGASVTVESP from the coding sequence GTGAGTCAGCCCAGCGCACGCGCCAGCGAAACGCCCGCCCAGCGCCGTCAGCGCGGCCAATGGCTGGACGCACTGGCCGCATCGGCCACTCGCCCGCGCCGCCTGGCCGGCATGGCGGTGGCGGTGTCGGGCGTCTTGCTGCTGGCACAGGCCGCCGCCATCGCCTGGTTGTTGCAGGCGGTGCAGGTACAGCATCTGGCACTGCTGCAGTTGCGTGAGGTGGCTGCCGGCCTGCTGTTGGCGGTGCTCGGCCGTGCCCTGCTGACGGCCTGGGCGCAGTCGTTGACCGGCGAGGTGGCCGATGTCGCCAAACGGGAGCTGCGTGCGCGCATCGCCCGCCGCCTGGTGCAGCACGGGCCGGTGTGGCTGCGCCGGCAACGCAGCGGCGAGCTGGGCGAACTGAGCCTGGCGCACACCGATGCGCTGGAAGGCTATTTCGTCGGTTATCAGCTGGCGCGAACCGAAATGCTGCTGGTGCCGCCGCTGATCCTGATCGCGGTGTTCTCGGTCGATTGGGTGGTGGGCCTGGTGCTGCTGCTGACCGCGCCGCTGATTCCGTTCTTCATGATGCTGGTGGGCTGGGGCGCCGAGGCGGCCGGCCGCGAGCAATTGCGCGAGCTGGCCCGCATGGGCGGGCATTTCGCCGACCGCCTCAAGGGCCTGGGACTGCTGCGCGTGTATGGCCGCGGCCAGGCCGAACTGAGCGGCATTGCCGCCGCGGCCGACGGTGTGCGCGAGCGCTCGCTGAGAGTTCTGCGCATCGCCTTCCTGTCGTCCACCGTGCTGGAGTTCTTCGCCTCGGTGAGCGTGGCGATCGTGGCGCTGTACTTCGGCCTGAGCTATCTGGGCATGCTGGATCTGCACGGCTTGCCGACGCTGGGCGCCGGCATGTTCTGCCTGTTGCTGGCGCCGGAATTCTTCGCGCCATTGCGGCGGCTGGCCGCGCATTACCACGACCGTGCCAATGCGCTGGCCGCGGTGGCCGAGTCCGAGCGCTTGCTGGAAGGGTTTGCGGACAACGCCGCCATCGCCGTCGCACTGCCGCTGCCTGCTGCGGCCGAGGCGGCGCAGGCGCAGATGCCGTTGCTGCAGGCGCGCGACCTGGCGTTGCGTCCTCCTGGCGCGCCGCAGAGGGTGGTCGAGCGGTTTTCGCTGGTGCTGGAACCCGGGCAACGGGTGGCGGTGATCGGCGCCAGCGGCAGCGGCAAGAGCACGCTGCTGGAAGGCCTGGCCGGCTGGCTCACCCCGGAGGCGGGCAGCGTGCTGCTGCGCCCCGGCGCGCGAGTGGGCTATGCCACGCAACGGCCGTATCTGTTCCACGGCAGCATTGCCGACAATCTGCGGCTGTCCAACCCGCAGGCCAGCGACGCGCGGCTGCATGCCGTGGCCGAGGCTGCGCAGGTCATGCGCTTTGCCGCGCATCTGCCGGAGGGCCTGCACACGGTGATCGGCGAGCGCGGCTTCGGGCTCTCCGGTGGCGAAGCGCGTCGCGTCGCGCTGGCGCGGCTGCTGCTGCGCGAGCCAGAGGTGTTGCTGCTGGACGAGCCCACCGCCTTCCTCGACCCGGACACCGAAGCTGCGCTGCTGCACACGCTGGGTGTGTTCGCGCGCGGCCGTGCAGTGGTGCTGGCCACGCATAGCGCGGCGGTGATGGCCTGGGCCGATACGGTGATCGACCTGCGTGGAGCAAGCGTCACGGTGGAGTCGCCATGA